One part of the Denticeps clupeoides chromosome 8, fDenClu1.1, whole genome shotgun sequence genome encodes these proteins:
- the LOC114795950 gene encoding glycerol-3-phosphate phosphatase-like, which yields MAAAAKCSRLGGPLARQLLDSVDSVLFDCDGVIWRGDQVVPGAAEVINLLKRRGKRVFFLTNNSTKTRKMYAEKLTRLGFGASADEVFATAYCSAMYLKSVCGLEGKVYLIGSGAMRQELEEVGIQQVGVGPDLVSGGQADWAAVPLDPEVKAVLVGFDEHFSYMKLNKALQYLADPDCLLVGTNTDTRLPLEGGKAVPGTGCLVKAVETAAQRQAHVVGKPSRYMFDCVAAEFGLDPARSLMVGDRLDTDILLGTSCGLKTLLTLTGVSTLADAEGHRESGCPVRMAMVPDYFVDSVAELLPALQG from the exons atggcggcggcggcgaagTGCAGCCGCCTGGGCGGCCCGCTGGCGCGCCAGCTGCTGGACTCGGTGGACTCGGTCCTGTTCGACTGCGACGGGGTCATCTGGAGGGGCGACCAGGTCGTCCCCGGCGCCGCGGAGGTCATCAACCTGCTGAAGCGGCGCGGGAAGCGGGTCTTCTTCCTCACCAACAACAGCACCAAGACCAGGAAGATGTACGCGGAGAAGCTGACCCGCCTGGGCTTCGGAGCCTCGGCGGACGAGGTGTTCGCCACCGCCTACTGCTCCGCCATGTACCTGAAGTCCGTGTGCGGCCTGGAGGGCAAGGTCTACCTGATCGGCAGCGGCGCCATGCgccaggagctggaggaggtgggCATCCAGCAGGTCGGGGTGGGGCCGGACCTGGTCTCGGGGGGCCAGGCGGACTGGGCGGCCGTGCCGCTGGACCCCGAGGTGAAGGCCGTGCTGGTGGGCTTCGACGAGCACTTCAGCTACATGAAGCTGAATAAAGCCCTGCAGTACCTGGCCGACCCGGACTGCCTGCTGGTCGGGACCAACACCGACACCCGGCTTCCGCTGGAGGGGGGCAAGGCAGTCCCAG GTACCGGCTGCCTGGTGAAGGCTGTGGAGACGGCGGCGCAGCGCCAGGCGCATGTGGTGGGGAAGCCCAGCCGCTACATGTTCGACTGCGTGGCCGCCGAGTTCGGCCTGGACCCCGCCCGCTCGCTCATGGTGGGCGACCGGCTGGACACGGACATCCTGCTGGGCACCAGCTGCGGCCTGAAGACCCTGCTCACCCTCACGGGCGTGTCCACGCTGGCGGACGCGGAGGGCCACCGGGAGAGCGGCTGCCCGGTCCGCATGGCCATGGTGCCCGACTACTTTGTTGACAGCGTCGCGGAGCTGCTGCCGGCGCTGCAGGGGTGA
- the LOC114795951 gene encoding BRICHOS domain-containing protein 5-like yields MLVGWRHRGGSVMERCRKTPEVGLEAPRCTGMSRTRRAVWGCLAIALLLLVACAVSLPLGLPRGRAEAVTVIVPDQSGLLVNQTARVDRHSDVVTFSVTSQANHTSTVLFDTKHGLVCYKPGSQNTCLLRKMEASDYANVDAVLNGSGPQGGQFWLAANATQKHTEFLRVLSGSRVDASTLQVPVQELCQGDSVYWTRRADGPAQQRLIYFCIDICFPSNICVSVCFYYLPE; encoded by the exons ATGCTGGTAGGCTGGAGACACAGAGGAGGTAGCGTAATGGAGAGGTGCAGGAAGACCCCCGAGGTCGGTCTGGAGGCGCCCCGGTGCACG GGCATGAGCCGGACTCGACGAGCCGTGTGGGGCTGTCTCGCCATagctctgctgcttctggtAGCGTGTGCCGTGAGTCTGCCGCTGGGACTTCCTCGTGGCCGAGCAGAG GCGGTCACGGTCATTGTCCCTGACCAGAGCGGCCTTTTGGTCAATCAAACCGCGCGGGTGGACCGGCACAGCGATGTGGTGACCTTCTCCGTGACCTCCCAGGCCAACCACACCTCCACGGTGCTTTTTGACACGAAGCAC GGCCTCGTCTGCTACAAGCCCGGCAGCCAGAACACCTGCCTCCTGCGCAAGATGGAGGCCTCCGATTACGCCAACGTGGATGCTGTCCTGAACGGGTCCGGCCCGCAG GGCGGCCAGTTCTGGCTCGCGGCGAACGCGACGCAGAAGCACACCGAGTTCCTCAGGGTGCTGTCGGGCAGCCGCGTGGACGCCTCCACGCTACAGGTCCCCGTCCAGGAGCTCTGCCAGGGGGACTCCGTCTACTGGACCAGGAGGGCGGACG GCCCCGCCCAACAGCGTCTCATTTACTTCTGCATAGACATCTGCTTCCCCAGCAACATCTGCGTCTCGGTGTGTTTCTACTACCTGCCCGAGTGA
- the LOC114795794 gene encoding target of rapamycin complex subunit lst8, translating to MNVNQGTVGSDPVILATAGYDHTVRFWQAHSGICTRTVQHQDSQVNSLEVTPDRSMIAAAGYQHIRMYDLNSNNPNPVINYDGVSKNITSVGFHEDGRWMYTGGEDCMARIWDLRSRNLQCQRIFQVNAPINCVCLHPNQAELIVGDQSGVIHIWDLKTDHNEQLIPEPEVSVNSVHIDPDASYMAAVNSSGNCYVWNLAGGMGDEVTQLIPKTKIPAHKRYSLRCRFSPDSTLLATCSADQTCKIWRTSNFSLMTELSIKSNNPGETSRGWMWDCAFSGDSQYIVTASSDNLARLWCVETGEIKREYSGHQKAVVCLAFNDSVLG from the exons ATGAACGTGAACCAGGGCACGGTGGGCAGTGACCCCGTGATCCTGGCCACCGCGGGGTACGACCACACCGTCCGCTTCTGGCAGGCGCACAGCGGCATCTGCACCAGGACGGTGCAGCACCAGGACTCC CAGGTCAACTCCCTGGAAGTCACCCCCGACCGCAGCATGATCGCAGCCGCCG GTTATCAGCACATCCGCATGTACGACCTGAACTCCAACAACCCCAACCCCGTGATCAACTACGACGGCGTCAGCAAGAACATCACCTCGGTGGGCTTCCACGAGGACGGCCGCTGGATGTACACGGGTGGGGAGGACTGCATGGCGCGCATATGGGACCTGAG GTCCCGGAACCTGCAGTGCCAGCGGATCTTCCAAGTAAACGCTCCCATTAACTGCGTCTGTCTACATCCCAACCAG GCTGAGCTGATTGTCGGGGACCAGAGCGGCGTGATCCACATCTGGGACCTGAAGACGGACCACAACGAGCAGCTGATCCCGGAGCCGGAGGTGTCGGTCAACTCTGTGCACATTGACCCCGACGCCAGCTACATGGCTGCGGTCAACAGTTCG GGTAATTGCTACGTGTGGAACCTCGCTGGAGGGATGGGCGACGAGGTGACGCAGCTCATCCCTAAAACCAAAATCCCGGCTCACAAGCGCTACTCGCTGCGCTGCAGGTTCAGCCCCGACTCCAC CCTGCTGGCCACCTGCTCTGCCGATCAGACCTGCAAGATTTGGAGGACGTCGAACTTCTCCCTGATGACCGAGCTCAGCATCAAGAGCAACAACCCGGGGGAGACGTCCCGCGGGTGGATGTGGGACTGCGCCTTCTCCGGAGACTCGCAGTACATCGTCACCG CCTCTTCAGACAACTTGGCGCGGCTCTGGTGTGTGGAGACCGGGGAGATCAAGAGGGAGTACAGCGGCCACCAGAAGGCTGTGGTGTGTCTGGCCTTCAACGACAGCGTGTTGGGCTGA
- the LOC114795734 gene encoding meiosis-specific with OB domain-containing protein-like codes for MTYNPTTRTFVPISDLNPNTQHPTVVGVIIGKTDVKGFPDRRNFGSERFTFSFTIKDSPEHFINVSSWGTEQYIRGLSSRFRIGDCVILENPLVAAKDPEKEDRFCPSTPSFCRLLVTQSHSAIRLCSNVEVEARLFPLFHVPVKDPGDFYSLGDIVANGHSLEGSVLNILAAVKSIGETRPFTTANDRRGQRLELKLFDETVNSFSLICWDIESIQLLQTLVPGETVLFIADVRITFDNFHGAMIATVTAKTIITINPDTQEANMLYSFAREFAESGGLDEPDRQAGNSVQLDSISEVLTVSQMRLRAQESHNAFCAVSYVFISAMALDSAVSRVIRSRCARCRFVVTEDVGLCPNVTCPGREQRLEAVTGFEIPVDISDHTGTLQSCSLAGRMAEKTLGCTVLPAVGARRGLRCTILSCSPADPVEVKQSFLSVGAHAADLQPPPLK; via the exons ATGACCTACAACCCGACAACTAGAACCTTTGTCCCAATTTCAGATTTAAATCCGAACACCCAACACCCG ACTGTAGTGGGAGTGATCATTGGAAAAACCGATGTCAAAGGTTTTCCGGACAGAAGAA ATTTTGGCTCAGAGAGGTTTACCTTTAGCTTCACCATCAAGGACTCACCTGAACATTTCATCAACGTGTCCTCCTGGGGTACCGAGCAGTACATCAGGGGACTGTCCAGCAGGTTCAGAATAGGGGACTGTG TTATCTTAGAAAATCCTCTTGTTGCGGCTAAAGATCCAGAAAAGGAGGATCGATTTTGTCCATCAACTCCAAG CTTCTGCAGGCTGTTAGTGACACAGAGCCACTCAGCAATCAGGCTGTGTTCAAACGTGGAGGTGGAGGCCAgactttttcctcttttccacGTCCCCGTGAAGGATCCCGGGGACTTCTACTCGCTGGGGGACATTGTTGCAAATGGACACAGCCTGGAAGGAAGCGTGCTCAACATTCTGGCCGCTGTCAAATCA ATTGGCGAGACCAGACCCTTCACCACAGCGAACGACCGCAGGGGACAGCGCTTGGAACTGAAGCTCTTTGATGAAACCGTGAATTCCTTTTCTCTGATTTG CTGGGACATAGAATCCATCCAGCTTCTACAGACGTTGGTCCCAGGAGAGACGG TCCTGTTCATTGCTGACGTTCGCATAACGTTTGACAACTTTCACGGTGCCATGATAGCCACAGTCACGGCTAAGACCATAATTACCATCAACCCTG ACACACAGGAGGCCAACATGCTGTACAGCTTCGCCAGAGAGTTCGCGGAATCGGGGGGACTGGACGAGCCGGACAGGCAGGCGGGAAATAGTGTTCAAC TTGACTCCATCAGTGAGGTGCTGACTGTGAGCCAGATGAGGCTGAGGGCCCAGGAGAGCCACAACGCGTTCTGCGCGGTCTCGTACGTCTTTATCTCGGCCATGGCGCTGGACTCGGCCGTCTCCCGGGTGATCAGAAGCCGCTG CGCCAGGTGCCGCTTCGTGGTGACCGAGGACGTCGGACTCTGTCCCAACGTTACCTGCCCGGGGCGGGAACAGCGGCTAGAGGCTGTGACGGGCTTCGAAATACCGGTGGACATCAGCGACCACACTGGAACTCTGCAGTCCTGCAGCCTCGCTGGCCGCATGGCGGAGAAGACGCTGGGATGTACA GTCCTTCCAGCTGTTGGGGCCCGGCGGGGACTGCGCTGCACGATCCTGTCTTGCTCACCTGCTGATCCCGTGGAGGTGAAGCAGAGCTTCCTGTCTGTGGGTGCTCACGCCGCAGACCTCCAGCCTCCTCCTCTGAAATAG
- the neurl2 gene encoding neuralized-like protein 2, which produces MTDVLGQFMEFHQIHGANVRLDASGTIATRIESFANGLCFSKQPLKPGEIFLVEIEDKELGWCGHLRIGLTARDPRELDAVPEYSLPDLVNLGDSWVFAITRNHNKVTDEDAPSEQRAGGSPDGENGPERFFTSTHLFIENVRIPREKLVGRSRPGRFSHILDDLYKTNALPPTARRSRIGVVYVPREQGLADMHIVINGEDMGASAKRISTDRPLYAVVDVFATTKCVRIVQVEYGFSSLQTLCRKTIQKHIVHRMALDWLELPELLKHYCKYE; this is translated from the exons ATGACAGATGTTTTGGGGCAGTTTATGGAGTTCCACCAAATCCACGGAGCTAACGTGAGACTGGACGCCTCTGGCACGATAGCCACTCGTATTGAAAGCTTCGCCAATGGACTCTGCTTCAGCAAGCAGCCCCTGAAGCCAGGGGAGATATTTCTGGTGGAGATAGAGGACAAAGAGCTGGGCTGGTGCGGCCACCTGCGGATTGGCCTGACCGCACGCGATCCTCGAGAGCTGGACGCGGTGCCAGAATACTCCCTGCCGGACCTGGTCAACCTCGGAGACAGCTGGGTGTTCGCCATCACCCGCAATCACAATAAAGTTACAGATGAAGACGCCCCCTCAGAGCAGCGAGCAGGGGGGTCCCCAGATGGAGAAAATGGACCCGAGAGGTTTTTCACCAGCACACATCTGTTCATTGAGAACGTACGGATCCCCAGAGAGAAGCTGGTGGGCCGCAGTCGTCCCGGCAGGTTCAGCCACATCCTGGACGACCTGTATAAGACGAACGCTCTCCCACCTACCGCCCGGCGCAGTCGCATTGGCGTCGTGTACGTGCCGCGAGAACAGGGCCTCGCCGACATGCACATTGTCATCAACGGCGAGGACATGGGAGCCTCGGCCAAGAGGATCTCCACAGACCGGCCCCTGTATGCCGTTGTTGATGTGTTCGCTACAACCAAGTGTGTTCGCATTGTCCAGGTGGAATATGGCT TTTCCTCTCTGCAAACGCTATGCCGAAAGACCATACAAAAGCACATTGTACACAGGATGGCGCTGGACTGGCTGGAACTCCCAGAACTGCTGAAACATTACTGCAAATACGAGTAA